From Pseudocalidococcus azoricus BACA0444:
GCTTTGACACAGCTTCAGAAAAAGTGTACCAACTTAGCGAGGAATATGCTGTATGGCTTGTTGTGTTGGTAGTGGCTCTACTCTGGCTCGCCTGACAATGCTTTGAGCGAGTTCCTTTGCCATTGGGGGCTGAATCACTGTGAGTTGGATCAGTTGTACGGGGAGAGAAGTGGTTTCATCCTGTGCAAGTTCATCTAAATAAATGCGATGGATTTGAGGACTATTGAGAAGAGATTCGTAGAGAGTGCAGTTTGATTGTTCTGTTTGATGATTGGGATAGATGACAACTGCTTGCCAATTAGCTAAGGTATGACGGAAACGGTAAAGATAAATGAAAATTTCGCTAAAAAATCGCTCGTAAAATTGCTCATCCTTTTGAAACTGCACTTCACAAAAATATACAATGCCTAATGTTGTGTTTTCTGGTGGTAAAAAGACCCCATCTATTTGAAAAGCTGTTTCTTTGACCGTGATGGATTCAAAGCGATAATCCGGGGCCTGGGGGGGAGCCGTGGGCAGCAATTCAAAGAGGCAAGTGGGAAATTGTTGGAAGAGTTGATAGAAGATGGAATCGCGTCTCATAAAGTCATTTTAGGAGTTGGACTAAATAATCGCACCCATATCACCCAGGCCAGAGGTCAACATACCCAAGTCATCGGGATTAAACTACAAGATTAGACCTGTACCGAGATATTCATGCCCTTAAAACGTCGCGATTTTTTAGCCTTTGGAGCCGGATTAACCTTGGGGCCACTCTTGGCCTGGATGCAAAAACAAGGAGCTGTAGCCGCCAATAGTCCTCAAGTTCCCCTGTTGCGGTTTGTCGCTGTGGCTGATACGGGGACGGGAGCCGCGGGTCAATATGAAGTCGCCAATGCCATGCTGGCCTGGTACAAGCTCAACCCCTTTTCTTTGGTGACACTGGCCGGGGATAACATCTACAACGATGGCGAAATGGAAAAAATTGGGCCGAACTTTGAAAAGCCCTATCAAGGCCTGTTGCAAGCTGGAGTGAAATTCTACGCCTGTTTAGGCAATCATGACATTCGCACCCACAACGGGGAGGGACAAATTCGCTATCCCGGATTTAATATGGGCGGGCGTTACTATACCTTTACCCAAGGCCCCGTCCAGTTTTTTGCCTTAGATACCAATCGTGGAAATCACTGGGATGCCCAATTGGCCTGGCTAAAAGAGCAACTCAGCAAGAGCAGGGCGGCCTGGAAAGTGGTCTTCGGTCATCATCCCATCTACTCCTCAGGCATTTATGGCACCAATCCAGCTATGGTTGAGCAATTCGCACCTCTTTTTGAAAAATATCGAGTCCAGCTTTATATCAACGGCCATGAGCATGACTATGAACGGAGCCACCCGATTAAAGGCACAACCTATCTAACCGTGGGGGCCGGAGCCGGAATTCGCCCTGTTGATCGATCTGGGTGGACTGCTTATAGTGCCAGCCGCCTCAGTTTTGCCAGCCTGGATGTGATGGCCAATCAACTCATCATTCATACCGTTGGCACAGACGGGCAAGTGTTTGATCAAGGTGTGATTGAGCGGGTCAGTTAGGCTTGCCCTGAACTATTAAAGAGTGGGCTGTTGTTTGTGCCAATCCGTGGCTTGCTCATAGGCAGAAGCGACTTGGAAAATCTGATCTTCCCGTAAAACATTGCCAATAATCTGCAAACCAATGGGACGACCGTTTTGATCAAACCCACAGGGTAAGCTTAATCCTGGCAATCCGGCCAAGTTAACAGGAATAGTCATTAAGTCAGACAAATACATACTCAGGGGATCGGCAGTTTTTTCCCCGGCCTGGAAGGCAGTGGTTGGCGCAGTCGGTGAAATGAGCACATCAACCTCAGCAAAGGCATTGGCAAAATCTTCTTTGATTAGGGTGCGGACTTTTTGAGCCTTTAAGTAATAAGCATCATAGTAGCCAGCCGAGAGGGCATAGGTGCCAATCATAATCCGCCGTTTAACTTCACTGCCAAAACCTTCCGCCCGCGTCTTGGTGTACATCTCCAATAAACTGTCTGCATCGGCCCGGTAGCCAAAGTTCACCCCATCATAGCGGGCTAAATTAGCTGAGGCTTCGGAAGGGGCAATGATGTAATAGGTGGGTAAGCCATAGGCAAATCTGGGACAGGAAATTTCTTGAACTGTGGCCCCCAATCCTTCTAAGACTTTGACTGCTGCGGCCATTGCTGCTGAAACTTCCGGCTGCAATCCGGCCCCCAAGGTTTCCCGAATCAGACCAATCCGTTTACCTTTTAAGGGTTTCTTTTTTTTACCCTGATCCACAAACTGACTATAGTCAGGCACTTCAACCTGCAAACTGGTGGCATCCTGGGAATCATAACCGGCAATCGCAGTCAATAGAATAGCCGCATCTGTCACCGTTGGAGTCAAGGGGCCAATTTGATCCAAGGAGGAGGCGTAGGCCACTAATCCAAAGCGAGACACCCGGCCATAGGTAGGTTTGAGACCAACAATTCCGCAAAAAGCAGCGGGCTGACGAATGGATCCCCCGGTATCGGAACCCAAGGCCGCCACACATTCCTGAGCAGCGACCGCCGCCGCGGATCCCCCCGATGATCCTCCTGGCACACAGGCCAGATCCCAGGGATTTGCTGTGACTTGAAAGGCTGAATTTTCCGTAGAACTGCCCATGGCAAACTCGTCCAGGTTAGTTTTTCCGAGCATAATTGCCCCGGCCTGGTTTAATTTCTGGGTCACAGTTGATTCGTAGGGAGGGATAAAATTAGCCAGAATCTTAGAAGCACAGGTTGTTCTGACCCCTTGGGTACAGAGATTATCTTTAATGCCTAAAGGGATACCGGCCAAAAGACTAATTTCTTCTCCCGCGGCAATTTTGGCATCTATCGCTTTAGCTTGGGCTAGGGCCTGGTCTGCTGTAATCGTTAAGTAACTGTGGATTTTCGGTTCAAGCTCGCTGATCCGGTTGAGGTAATCTTGGGTAATTTCAGTGGCGGAGCGCTCTTTTTGGATCAGTTGACGATGTAGCTCCCAAATCACTGACATGAATTCATTCCTAACTCTCAGCTTTCCTAGTATAGCCAGGCCAGGTTCGCCCGCTCACGCCCAGCTACCATTAAACAATCAGCGCAATTCTCCTGTTTTCCGAGCTAGCCTCAACTTTCAGCCCAAAGCTTCATTATTCAGGTTCAAATCAAAGGCAGCCTACATCATCACAAGAAAATTCCTTGGTGTTACGGATGGGTTAATAGCCAGAATTGGTGGTCGGGGGTGATGAGGGTTCAGACTGATGAGGAGAAAATAGCCAGTAGCCTTGGTACCAGGCCCAGCCTCCCACCGCCAGGATTGTAATCACCAATACCATCACGGCCACCCTCAACCAAGATAGGCGGAGGTTTTCTGGGGCAGGAGGCAGGGAATCTGGGAGAATTTGTTCTGGTTCAAAGTTCTCCTCTAACAGCAGGACATCACTGCCTAACTCTTCTGGTGAGGGATAGAAAATCTGCACATAGTTGGGTTCTGGTGGGGTGTGCTCAGGGGGTTGGACTCGGAAACGGATCAGGGCAACGGTGACATTATCGTGACCATTGCGGCTATTGGCTAACTCGACTAAAGCTTGACAGGCCGGGCGTAAATCGGTTGGGCTGTCGGCATCTGTTAAAAGGGGCAATAACAACGTTGGCCAATACTGCTCAACCCGGTCTAAATCGCTCAGACCATCGGAGCAAAGCAACAATAGGCTATCTTCATCCACAATCAAGGGGCTAATGGTCGGCCGTAAGTGGGCGGAGGGAGCGACCCCCAAGGCCTGGATCAAAGAGCCTGCATAGGGATGATTTAGGGCGACTCGATAGGGACTTACACCTAAGCGCACTTCGCGAGAGGCAACATCGTCGTCCAATGTGACTTGATAGCAACCATAGCGAGTGACCCAATAGGCCCGACTATCCCCAACATGGGCTAAATACAGTTGCGCTTGCTGGGCCAGGGCCGCTACAAGGGTTGTTCCCATCCGTTGCCGGTCTTGGCGTTCTTCAGCATCATTTTGGACGGCAATTAAATCATTGGCACGGTGAATCACAGCCTCTAGGGTAGTCTGGATATCGCCACCGCTGATGAGGGTATGCCTCAACTCTGGGAGGGCTGCGGTGAACGCTTGAATTCCCAGGCCCGAAGCCACATCACCCCCCGCATGGCCGCCGACACCATCACAAACCAGAGTGAGAACTTCCGACTCAGCCACCAAAAATGTTTCCGATGGCGGGTAACAATTATCTTCATTGCGCTTGCGGCGGGGGCCTTTGTCCGTTTGGGTGGCTAAATCAAAGGTAAAGGTATAATCCTCAGCCACTTCTGTGATCCAGGCCTGGATCTGCGTTTGGAAATAGGTCGCGGCGAGGTCAGCCTCTTGGGGTAAATTTTCCCGCAGAGTTGTCCATCTTGCTTGGGTCGCCACCGCCTGAAAGGGACACCACTCTGACCAGGCCTGGAGGAGTTGCCCGAGTTCTGGGGCTGTTTCTGAACTTGGATTTAACGTTAACTGGACAAGTCGCAGAATGGCCCCTTCAACCCGTAAATACTCCGGCTCAAATAAAGTAGCACTGACTCCGGCCTGGGTTAAGGCTGGCCACAATTGCCCCATCTGCCAGAGCCAATTTAACTGCCGGAATAATCCTGCTTTTGTCCAGGCCTGGCGGAGGGGCACAGCACTGGTGAGTCCGGTCAGGGTGTGGGGCAGTTGTAAAATCGGCAAGTCAGCAGTAATATCCACTTTTCCCCAGGGGCCGAGTTCCAGGAGTAACACCGGTTCTGGTTGCGTTAATAGCCCAAATACTTGGGGGATATATAGTCGCCAACTAAACAGTTTCAGATAGGGTTCGATCAGAGCCAGGTGAGTATCCGTATAGGGGGGCGGATCTCCAGGTTGGGTATCGAAGACTAAATCCGGCCCGCGGACTAGAAATCGCCCCGCCAAATAACTGCCTGGTTCCAGAGGCGTACGATCGTCTGGCCAAATTACCCGTAAATATCGCTTTGGCAGGGGAGTCTGACAGGCATGGCAATGGCCAAAGGCCTCCAGATTTTCCCGATTACAGGCCGGGCAATACAGTGTGGCCAGGGATAACGGCCCAGAGGCTCCTTGGCTTTGCGGCTGACTCACCCCACCTGCGCTCCTATCCAACTGACATCTCTGCTCTCACCGTTTTGAATAAACCCAGGCCCGCGCTAAGGTGGATGATTGACCAGCCAGCCGGGGAGCCTTGGGGTTAATTTCTTTCCCACAATCTTATCCTATCCAAACCTCGGCCCCGCTCCCTGGTTTAACCAATATTATCTTTGTCCATCTCTCCCCATGCGAATGTGAGCAGCATCCAGGGCCGAGAACTTCATCTGGGGCTGGATTAAGCGTTCTCCTGGCAACCTTTCAAGGCCCGCGCCAATTCAATCGCACTTTGATAGCGGTTACTCACTTGGGGTTCGGTGGCCCGTTGGATCACGAGCTTTAGATTTTCGGGCACTGAGGGTCGATCTAAGATATTCAGGCGATAAACTCCCATCTCATGGCGATAAAACCGAATCGGGCTGTCCCCCAGCAGTAAAAAGGCCAGGGTTGCCCCAACCGCATATAGATCCGACTGAACAACTGGATGCCCCAGCATTTGTTCGGGAGCCGAATACCCCTCCACCGCAATTCGTGTCCCTGGGGAATGGCCAGCTTCCTTAACCGCCCCAAAGTCAATCAACACCACTTGGTTATCACTGGAGCGCACGAGTAAATTACTGGGTTTGAGATCCCGGTGAATCACCTGCGGATCTTGGTTGTGGAGATAATCGAGAACGCCACAGGTTTGTAACATCCATTGAATGGCCTGGGTGGGTTCTACGGGGCCATTGCGAATCACCCAACGGTCTAAATCCAGGCCATGAATCAGTTCCATGACTAAATATTTTTTGCCATCCTCAATGAAATAATCATGAAACTTAGGAATTCCGGCATGACAAAGTCCCTGGAGGATCCGAGCTTCCCGTTCAAAAAGCTCCTGAACTTTGTCTTCTGCCTCAACATCCGAGCGCAATTCTTTGAGAACCCAAACCTGCGGCAGTTGATTGGGGCGATAGTCCGTTTCTTGGCAGACCAGATAAGTGGTTCCCATTCCCCCATGGCCCAAGAGGCGAAGAACCTGATAATTGCGGATCGTCCGCTGGATATTCAGGGGCTGCCCGCAGTGGATACAAAAAAGATTTCCTGGCATATTCCCAACGTGCTGACAGGTGGCCAAGGTAGAAGGAGCATTGCGGCGACTGAGGACTTCAAATTGCAGGATCGGGCCCGTTGGGCCAAGTTGGAGGAGGCTACCATTGCCCAGGGGGCCATCACTGACTAATTTGCCGTCTAGAAATGTCCCAGTGGGGCCGACATTTTTGACGTACCACCGCCCCAAGTTTTCTGGATCCGTATAGCAAGCCACCTCCGCATGGTAACGGGCAATCAAAATATCATTCAAAATAATGTCATTATCAGCCGCTCGGCCGATGCGGATAGTTGGTTTAGCCGGAAATCGCCAACGTTTGACAGGGGTGCGCTTCCAGGGATCAAGCAAACTCAGTGTAACCACAGTTTTTCATCACAATTTAGGAGAACAAGAAGCTGAAATGTTTGATAATGTGCCAACCCAGCATCCAGGCTTCAGAACTGGCCGGAACATCAATATGCCCTAGAGTTCCTTAAAAAATCTGATCTAATTCTGAGCGCAACTTCATCCGAATCGCAATCACTGTTAAGTTATCGTGACCATTGTGCTCATTCCCTAAATTGATTAACGCCCGAACCCCTTTGCTTAAGCTGCTGTCAAAACTCAAGAGCGGAGCAACATGGCTTTCAATGTGGGACTCAAGACAGTCGTTGTCGGTTAAGCCATCGGAGCAGAGGAGAAACACCGTATCATCCGTCACCTCTAGGGTCAAAATGTCGGGGTTGAGATAGTCATTGCCACGGGGGCCCAAGGCCTGGGTGAGTTGGTAGGCATCGGGACGGGCATAGGCAATTTCCGGCTCTACACCGCGCTTGATGTCCCGCTGACCCACTTCATGATCGACCGATAGCTGTTCCAGGCCAAGCCGCCGGGTAAACCGATAGGCCCGACTATCCCCCACATGGGCCAAACAAACCGCCTGATTATGAACCAAAGCGAAAACAAGGGTGGTGCCCATCCGTCCACTGCCAATGGTGCGCTGATCCTCGTTGTGATTGAAAATAGCCTGGTTAGCAGCAAAGATGGCCTGGCGAATCACCTCATCTTCTGGGAGTGGCTCACCCTCTAGCCAATGCTCTTGGAAAAAATTAAATAGTGTGCTGGCGGCTAAGGAACTGGCGACTTCCCCTTGGGCATGGCCACCCATCCCATCACAGAGAACATAAAGCCCGCGGGCCTGGAGTTTTTGCCCAATCGATGTCCCGCAATAGTGTTGCCGATGATCAATCAGGAAAAAGTCTTCATTGTGGTGTCGTTGCCGCCCAGTATCCGTCAAACCAATCGTATCTAACTGGACTAATTGCTTGGGTAAGACCGCAGTTGGAGAATCCTCTGTAATAGCTTGGGCTGGGGTAGAGTTGAGATCCTGTTGCCAATGGGCATCTAGGCTGGCGACAACGTTTTTCAAGTCAAAGTCTTGGCTATTGCCGAGGTTGATGAGGTCGGATTGGAGCGTTTCCCACAGTTGTTCAATTAAGGCCTGGATGTCAGCTAGGGTTTGTTGCGGTTGGGTTTGAAGCATGACAAAAAGGGGCTGAAAGGCCTGTTGGCGGGAAGGGGGGGCCTGGGATAATAAAGACTGCCAAAGACGAATCAAGCATTTTGGCGATGGATCAGGGAGGGGGGAAAAGTCAAGCTGTCGGACGGCTAAAATCCCTTCACCGTAAATACAAAGGTTATCTTCATCCAAAAGACTGGCCGCACAGCCCCAGGCCTCCAGATTGGGCCAGAGGTCAATCATTTCCTCCATCCAGGCCAGCAGTTGCCCGTTATCCAATTCTGGATCCTGCCAGGCCTGCCATAAACTCGGACATTGACTCCGATCCTGCAAAACCAAGAATTGACGCGGCTCATGGATCCCCTGCTGGCCTGGGCCATAACCAACCCAAGCATCCTGGAGGCGGGGGACAAACTCAGAGAATAGTAAACGTAAACTCAGATAGCTAATTACCACTGGAGTCGGGGCATTGGCCTGGGCCTGGAGTTGAGTCAACATCTCCTGCGGCTGAGTTAAATCAAACCGATCAGCCTGTTGAATAAAGGTTTGACTGAACTCCAAAACTCCAGTTGGGCGGCTGGATTGAGTATCTTCCACACGGCCAGATGTTGTATCCAGGCTAAAAGACGTGAGGCAACGGTAGCGGTTCTCCTCGTCTAAAAAGATGGCCCCTTCTTGGCGTTCGGTATCTTGTTCTAGCAGCGGTGGCAGATCAGGCATCCTCTCACAGGTCAACCAGGGAGAGTCAGAATCACAGGGATAGACGACTACGGCACAAATTGGCTCAGACCGGCTGCCAAAATTCGTGAGCAGGTCTCGGCTGATCTCCTGGATGTCAATGGCATCGGGAATGAGGGTTAATTCATCATCACCGGGATAGGCTTCAGTAACGGGTAATGAGACAGGGGTTTCAGTCTGGGGAAAGTCCGCTTCAGTCGAGTTGGGTTGCAGATTAGCGGGAGAGGGGGGCGGATCTCCAGGCCTGGAATTGGCAGCGGTTAATAAATCTGGAGTCCAAGTCATTTCTTCGAGTTCTGACCAGGCCAGTTCGGCAGTACCTTTGGCTCCGAGTTGCTGAGAACTTGATTTTGCCGCGGATTCGGAAGTCGCTGAGCTTAATTCATTCTCGACAGGGGTGGGGGGAACAAGGGGAGTGCCACAGTATAAGCAGAACTTGTTTGTCTCGGCATTAAACTGGTGGCAGTGAGGGCAGACAAGCATGAATAGCAGCCCATTGTAATTTGCAATTCCTATATTTTAGTCATCTCTTCCAGGAGTTTTACAAGCTCAGATGACATTTTGGCAAGTTTTTAGAATTCAACGAGATAGGGGCCAAGCCTTCAGGCCAGCGTCAATTTTCTCAGCAGAGTCTTTCTTGATCAAGGTGGCGGAATTGGGAGTTGGGCTGTCACTACTAGGGATTAAATCTTTGAGAAATCCTGATATTTTTGCGAACATATCTTTGTAGGGCGGTCGCGGTTTGCCTTGAGGCAAGATTCATCTGCGGCGACGGAAACTCACCAGGAGGACAAAATGCCACTGTCGGAATTACCTATCGGGGAAATTGCCACCATCAGCCATACCGAAGCCACTGTGTTTGGGCCCGGTTTTACGGATCGTTTAGCCGCCTTGGGGATCATGCACGGGCGCAAAGTGGAAGTTTTACGCAAAGCCGCCCTAGGTGGCCCCCTCCATATTCGAGTCGGTTTAACCACAGAAGTCGCGATTCGCCGTCATGAAGCCGCCTTGATTATCTTGAATGCTCCCTCGGTTCCCCGATGAGTACCTGTCACTCTGGCGCAGTTGCGGTTCCCACCCACCAGGCCACGAAACGCATCGCCCTCCTAGGAATGCCCAACACAGGCAAGTCAACTCTGTTTAACCGGATGACCGGGGCCAGGGCCTTTGTCGGGAATTGGCCAGGGATGACCGTTGATCTGCTCCAAGCCGTGATTCCCTTAGGGGAGGAAATGGTCGAGTTTGTCGATCTCCCCGGTATCTATGATCTGAATGGCTTCAGTGAGGATGAGGCCGTAGTTCAGCGATTTCTAGCAGAATTTCCGCTTAATTTGATTCTGATTATCCTGAATGCGGCCCAAATTGATCGGCAGGTACGGCTGGCTCTCCAAGTTAAGGCTCTCGGTTTACCGGCCATTGTCCTGTTAAATTTATCCGATGAAGCCAAACGATTTGGGATTGAGATTCATGGGCCCACCTTGGCTCAAAATCTGGGGATGTCCGTTTGTCTCCTGAGTGCCAAATATGGTCAAGGATACGCCCAGGCCCTGGCTGAAATAACCTGCACCCTCAGAGAACAAGAAACCGCCTATCAAGTGGCCAACCTCCAGGACTGTTTGACGAACAATGGCAGCCTCAACCAGGACATAACGACAGTTTTAGCCGAGGCCGTCGTTTTCCCTAGCCAACTCAGGCGCACAGTTACCGCCAGCCTAGATCGATTATTCCTGCATCCAATTTGGGGTATTCCCCTCTTTTTTACGGTCATGTTTGGCTTGTTTATGGTCATTTGGCAAGTGGGACTCCCCTCCCAAGATGTGATGGGCAACATTACCGACTGGCTGAATCAAACTCTCCTGCAACCCCTGATCAGTCCCCTGCCTCACGTTATCCAAGATTTGATCACCAATGGCCTCTGGAATGGCCTGGCCACCGTGGCTTCATTTTTGCCCTTGGTCGTGATTTTCTTTTTTGTCATGGCGGCCATTGAGGATAGTGGCTATTTATCCCGGGCTGCCTACCTGATGGATGCCTTTATGGGCCGGTTGGGCCTGGATGGACGGGGCTTTGTGATGCAGATGTTGGGGTTTGGCTGTAATGTGCCGGCCTTGATGGGCACCAGGGTGATGCGCTCCCAGGCCCTGCGGTGGTTGACGATGTTAATTATTCCCTTTTCCCTCTGCTCGGCCCGGCTCCAGGTGTTTGTGTTTATCTTGGCGGCTGTGTTACCAGGAATGAAGGGAGCCGTTGCCCTGTTTGGCTTGTATGTTCTGAGTTTTGTCGCGGCATTTTTGGCAGCTGCAATTTTTAGCCAGTCCCAGCAATTAAAAAACCACGAACCCTTTATTTTGGAACTGCCCCCCTACAGATTGCCCACCTTGAAGCACGTCCTCTTGCGGGGCTGGGGTGAAGTTCGAGAATTTCTCTATCGGGCCTCGGGGTTTATTACCCTTGGGTGTTTGGGCGTGTGGACGATTACCAACTTACCGCCAGGGGCAACGGGCCTGGATACGATTGGGGGGCAAATTGGCAAATTACTGGTTCCGATCATGGCTCCGGTGGGGATTGATCCGCAGCTAACGTTGGCACTAATTTTTGGGTTTGTAGCCAAGGAAATTGTCGTAGGTTCCCTGGCGGTGATTTATGCCATGAATGCCAGTGCTGTCAGCCAGGCCATTGCCGCCTCTGTAACGGTTCCCCAGGCCCTCAGTTTTTGCATTTTCTGTTTACTCTATACCCCCTGTTTAACGACCGTGGCTGTTCTCAAAAGTGAATCCAAATCCTGGGGCCTGACCCTGTTTTCCCTCGTCTTTTCCCTAGGCTATGCTTGGCTGATGAGTTTCATTTTCTATCAAGTTAGTCTGGGGCTCCATTGGGCTTAGGTCATAATTTCGTCATTAAAACTAGAAGCAATAATCAACGTTGTGCTGCCATAGACTTTTTGCCGATACGCCCCCAGGCCCGTTAAATCCGGCAGTTGATGAGTCCGACATTCCACAGCCATTGCTCCAGTGGGGCTTAACAGGTTTAATTCGGCAATGAGTTTGAGAACCGGTTGATAAAGATGGCTGTCGTAGGGTGGGTCAAAATAGATATGGTCAAAGGGGGCAGGCGGTAGTTGCTTTAAGGCTTGGAGCACATCAGCGCGGATGACTTGGAATTGCTGCTCGGTCTGGGCGAGGGATTGCCAATTGTGTTGAATCAGCCGACAGGCTTGGGGATTTTTCTCGATCCCAACCACGACACTGGCTCCCCGGACTAAGGCTTCTGCCCCCATGGCCCCACTGCCTGCACAGAGATCCAACCAGCGACAACCCGAGACCGAATTTTGCCAGATGTTAAACAGGGCTTGGCGAACTTTGGCCGTAGTCGGACGGGTCTGATTGCCAGGTGGGGTCGCTAATTTCCG
This genomic window contains:
- a CDS encoding Rpn family recombination-promoting nuclease/putative transposase — encoded protein: MRRDSIFYQLFQQFPTCLFELLPTAPPQAPDYRFESITVKETAFQIDGVFLPPENTTLGIVYFCEVQFQKDEQFYERFFSEIFIYLYRFRHTLANWQAVVIYPNHQTEQSNCTLYESLLNSPQIHRIYLDELAQDETTSLPVQLIQLTVIQPPMAKELAQSIVRRARVEPLPTQQAIQHIPR
- a CDS encoding metallophosphoesterase family protein, whose translation is MPLKRRDFLAFGAGLTLGPLLAWMQKQGAVAANSPQVPLLRFVAVADTGTGAAGQYEVANAMLAWYKLNPFSLVTLAGDNIYNDGEMEKIGPNFEKPYQGLLQAGVKFYACLGNHDIRTHNGEGQIRYPGFNMGGRYYTFTQGPVQFFALDTNRGNHWDAQLAWLKEQLSKSRAAWKVVFGHHPIYSSGIYGTNPAMVEQFAPLFEKYRVQLYINGHEHDYERSHPIKGTTYLTVGAGAGIRPVDRSGWTAYSASRLSFASLDVMANQLIIHTVGTDGQVFDQGVIERVS
- the gatA gene encoding Asp-tRNA(Asn)/Glu-tRNA(Gln) amidotransferase subunit GatA, coding for MSVIWELHRQLIQKERSATEITQDYLNRISELEPKIHSYLTITADQALAQAKAIDAKIAAGEEISLLAGIPLGIKDNLCTQGVRTTCASKILANFIPPYESTVTQKLNQAGAIMLGKTNLDEFAMGSSTENSAFQVTANPWDLACVPGGSSGGSAAAVAAQECVAALGSDTGGSIRQPAAFCGIVGLKPTYGRVSRFGLVAYASSLDQIGPLTPTVTDAAILLTAIAGYDSQDATSLQVEVPDYSQFVDQGKKKKPLKGKRIGLIRETLGAGLQPEVSAAMAAAVKVLEGLGATVQEISCPRFAYGLPTYYIIAPSEASANLARYDGVNFGYRADADSLLEMYTKTRAEGFGSEVKRRIMIGTYALSAGYYDAYYLKAQKVRTLIKEDFANAFAEVDVLISPTAPTTAFQAGEKTADPLSMYLSDLMTIPVNLAGLPGLSLPCGFDQNGRPIGLQIIGNVLREDQIFQVASAYEQATDWHKQQPTL
- a CDS encoding PP2C family protein-serine/threonine phosphatase; this encodes MSQPQSQGASGPLSLATLYCPACNRENLEAFGHCHACQTPLPKRYLRVIWPDDRTPLEPGSYLAGRFLVRGPDLVFDTQPGDPPPYTDTHLALIEPYLKLFSWRLYIPQVFGLLTQPEPVLLLELGPWGKVDITADLPILQLPHTLTGLTSAVPLRQAWTKAGLFRQLNWLWQMGQLWPALTQAGVSATLFEPEYLRVEGAILRLVQLTLNPSSETAPELGQLLQAWSEWCPFQAVATQARWTTLRENLPQEADLAATYFQTQIQAWITEVAEDYTFTFDLATQTDKGPRRKRNEDNCYPPSETFLVAESEVLTLVCDGVGGHAGGDVASGLGIQAFTAALPELRHTLISGGDIQTTLEAVIHRANDLIAVQNDAEERQDRQRMGTTLVAALAQQAQLYLAHVGDSRAYWVTRYGCYQVTLDDDVASREVRLGVSPYRVALNHPYAGSLIQALGVAPSAHLRPTISPLIVDEDSLLLLCSDGLSDLDRVEQYWPTLLLPLLTDADSPTDLRPACQALVELANSRNGHDNVTVALIRFRVQPPEHTPPEPNYVQIFYPSPEELGSDVLLLEENFEPEQILPDSLPPAPENLRLSWLRVAVMVLVITILAVGGWAWYQGYWLFSPHQSEPSSPPTTNSGY
- a CDS encoding FHA domain-containing serine/threonine-protein kinase — protein: MVTLSLLDPWKRTPVKRWRFPAKPTIRIGRAADNDIILNDILIARYHAEVACYTDPENLGRWYVKNVGPTGTFLDGKLVSDGPLGNGSLLQLGPTGPILQFEVLSRRNAPSTLATCQHVGNMPGNLFCIHCGQPLNIQRTIRNYQVLRLLGHGGMGTTYLVCQETDYRPNQLPQVWVLKELRSDVEAEDKVQELFEREARILQGLCHAGIPKFHDYFIEDGKKYLVMELIHGLDLDRWVIRNGPVEPTQAIQWMLQTCGVLDYLHNQDPQVIHRDLKPSNLLVRSSDNQVVLIDFGAVKEAGHSPGTRIAVEGYSAPEQMLGHPVVQSDLYAVGATLAFLLLGDSPIRFYRHEMGVYRLNILDRPSVPENLKLVIQRATEPQVSNRYQSAIELARALKGCQENA
- a CDS encoding serine/threonine phosphatase; translated protein: MLVCPHCHQFNAETNKFCLYCGTPLVPPTPVENELSSATSESAAKSSSQQLGAKGTAELAWSELEEMTWTPDLLTAANSRPGDPPPSPANLQPNSTEADFPQTETPVSLPVTEAYPGDDELTLIPDAIDIQEISRDLLTNFGSRSEPICAVVVYPCDSDSPWLTCERMPDLPPLLEQDTERQEGAIFLDEENRYRCLTSFSLDTTSGRVEDTQSSRPTGVLEFSQTFIQQADRFDLTQPQEMLTQLQAQANAPTPVVISYLSLRLLFSEFVPRLQDAWVGYGPGQQGIHEPRQFLVLQDRSQCPSLWQAWQDPELDNGQLLAWMEEMIDLWPNLEAWGCAASLLDEDNLCIYGEGILAVRQLDFSPLPDPSPKCLIRLWQSLLSQAPPSRQQAFQPLFVMLQTQPQQTLADIQALIEQLWETLQSDLINLGNSQDFDLKNVVASLDAHWQQDLNSTPAQAITEDSPTAVLPKQLVQLDTIGLTDTGRQRHHNEDFFLIDHRQHYCGTSIGQKLQARGLYVLCDGMGGHAQGEVASSLAASTLFNFFQEHWLEGEPLPEDEVIRQAIFAANQAIFNHNEDQRTIGSGRMGTTLVFALVHNQAVCLAHVGDSRAYRFTRRLGLEQLSVDHEVGQRDIKRGVEPEIAYARPDAYQLTQALGPRGNDYLNPDILTLEVTDDTVFLLCSDGLTDNDCLESHIESHVAPLLSFDSSLSKGVRALINLGNEHNGHDNLTVIAIRMKLRSELDQIF
- a CDS encoding FeoA family protein; this encodes MPLSELPIGEIATISHTEATVFGPGFTDRLAALGIMHGRKVEVLRKAALGGPLHIRVGLTTEVAIRRHEAALIILNAPSVPR
- the feoB gene encoding ferrous iron transport protein B — protein: MSTCHSGAVAVPTHQATKRIALLGMPNTGKSTLFNRMTGARAFVGNWPGMTVDLLQAVIPLGEEMVEFVDLPGIYDLNGFSEDEAVVQRFLAEFPLNLILIILNAAQIDRQVRLALQVKALGLPAIVLLNLSDEAKRFGIEIHGPTLAQNLGMSVCLLSAKYGQGYAQALAEITCTLREQETAYQVANLQDCLTNNGSLNQDITTVLAEAVVFPSQLRRTVTASLDRLFLHPIWGIPLFFTVMFGLFMVIWQVGLPSQDVMGNITDWLNQTLLQPLISPLPHVIQDLITNGLWNGLATVASFLPLVVIFFFVMAAIEDSGYLSRAAYLMDAFMGRLGLDGRGFVMQMLGFGCNVPALMGTRVMRSQALRWLTMLIIPFSLCSARLQVFVFILAAVLPGMKGAVALFGLYVLSFVAAFLAAAIFSQSQQLKNHEPFILELPPYRLPTLKHVLLRGWGEVREFLYRASGFITLGCLGVWTITNLPPGATGLDTIGGQIGKLLVPIMAPVGIDPQLTLALIFGFVAKEIVVGSLAVIYAMNASAVSQAIAASVTVPQALSFCIFCLLYTPCLTTVAVLKSESKSWGLTLFSLVFSLGYAWLMSFIFYQVSLGLHWA